A stretch of the Archangium violaceum genome encodes the following:
- a CDS encoding ARPP-2 domain-containing protein — MARTETKHLLPTGLRLAPAQAWGSIRLVPVLRDEVRGDLRFARRTYDDDLTVVALKGGLMEPGLKYISYVPHGLVMAWDDRSRSAAAAFGTQLHKPEGKALKVGPFTVRLMHRMVHREEKNRLRLLPLHLAMEGFLALHFGGPEVAWSEYSQEALSRGLNPRSEWSVDGWASTAFDEALRLFEIHEQQVGVLIFHADLLLSASIVSHPEDYRALHRALVEDFYGELLLQYGFLGDVPPLGLSIDERRVSSVGDLRAAVEQMRKDWASFQGFMAGGLFGVEVSASTVYEAGPFQLQRFVTGLVPTEENHIGEVIVRGDGTLEYLKTYRLSAAQTRRAYLLKQLAHAEWNLERTAGNLKTTRDDLMARLSNAGFGYLLKESVLEAALRRQQGRRW; from the coding sequence ATGGCCCGCACAGAGACGAAGCACCTCCTTCCCACGGGCTTGCGGCTGGCACCCGCGCAGGCGTGGGGCAGCATCCGCCTGGTGCCGGTGCTGAGAGACGAGGTGCGGGGAGATCTGCGCTTCGCCCGGCGGACGTACGATGACGATCTCACCGTCGTCGCGCTGAAAGGCGGGCTGATGGAGCCCGGGCTCAAGTACATCTCCTACGTGCCGCACGGCCTGGTGATGGCCTGGGACGACCGGAGCCGGAGCGCGGCAGCGGCCTTCGGGACGCAGCTCCACAAGCCCGAGGGCAAGGCGCTGAAGGTGGGTCCGTTCACCGTCCGGTTGATGCACCGCATGGTGCACCGGGAGGAGAAGAACCGACTGCGGCTGTTGCCGCTGCACCTGGCGATGGAGGGCTTCCTCGCCCTGCACTTCGGCGGACCGGAGGTTGCCTGGTCCGAGTACTCGCAGGAGGCCCTCTCCCGGGGGTTGAACCCCCGCAGCGAGTGGTCCGTGGATGGATGGGCGAGCACCGCCTTCGACGAGGCCCTGCGGCTCTTTGAAATCCACGAGCAGCAGGTGGGCGTGCTCATCTTCCATGCCGATCTGCTGTTGTCCGCCTCCATCGTCTCGCACCCCGAGGACTACCGCGCGCTGCACCGAGCGCTGGTGGAGGACTTCTACGGAGAGCTGCTGCTCCAGTACGGCTTCCTCGGAGACGTGCCGCCCCTGGGACTGTCCATCGATGAGCGGCGGGTGTCCTCGGTCGGGGACCTGCGGGCCGCCGTCGAGCAGATGAGGAAGGACTGGGCCAGCTTCCAGGGCTTCATGGCCGGGGGCCTCTTCGGCGTGGAAGTCTCGGCGAGCACCGTCTACGAGGCGGGGCCGTTCCAGCTCCAGCGCTTCGTCACCGGACTGGTGCCCACCGAGGAGAATCACATCGGCGAGGTCATCGTGCGCGGGGACGGGACGCTCGAGTACCTCAAGACGTACCGCCTGTCGGCGGCGCAGACGCGGCGGGCCTACCTGCTCAAGCAACTCGCGCACGCGGAGTGGAATCTGGAGCGCACCGCGGGGAATTTGAAAACGACCCGGGACGACCTGATGGCGCGACTGAGCAACGCAGGTTTCGGTTACCTGCTCAAGGAGTCCGTGCTCGAGGCAGCCCTGCGGCGGCAGCAGGGCCGGCGATGGTGA
- a CDS encoding cupin-like domain-containing protein, whose protein sequence is MHSATSRLSPEWQQWLAENLAQGASLEEVATTLRAAGVSEEVAREEVAAADQHPFVRAGRGIARRYARMESLMDVYSALHRQAGHHRGVEKRAGLSAEEFFTRYYFGHRPVVLQGLMEDWPALRRWSLDYIRETCGEAEVEIMSGRDANPNHSFEHDRHRSTVRMAEFVRMITEAGETNDFYMVPRNDNWQRDGLRALREDIRAPSGIIDPSLDPRSMTLLLGPAGTVTPLHHDKTNVLLGQVLGRKHCKLIPSFQPHRVYPRDGTFSHVDASNPDPTLHPAYLEAHCVEVVLEPGELIFIPVGWWHWVRALDVSASVTFLHFQLPEGNTYMEFPA, encoded by the coding sequence ATGCATTCAGCAACCTCCCGTCTCTCTCCTGAGTGGCAGCAATGGCTGGCGGAGAACCTCGCCCAGGGCGCAAGCCTCGAGGAGGTCGCCACCACGCTCCGCGCCGCCGGAGTGAGCGAGGAGGTGGCGCGTGAGGAGGTAGCCGCCGCCGATCAACACCCCTTCGTGCGCGCGGGACGCGGCATCGCCCGCCGCTACGCGCGGATGGAGTCGCTGATGGACGTCTACAGCGCTCTGCACCGTCAGGCAGGCCATCACCGTGGAGTGGAGAAGCGGGCCGGACTGTCCGCCGAGGAGTTCTTCACCCGGTACTACTTCGGCCACCGCCCCGTCGTGCTGCAAGGGCTCATGGAGGACTGGCCCGCCCTGCGCCGCTGGTCACTCGACTACATCCGTGAAACCTGCGGAGAGGCCGAGGTGGAGATCATGTCCGGCCGCGACGCCAACCCGAACCACTCCTTCGAACACGATCGGCATCGCTCCACCGTCCGCATGGCGGAGTTCGTCCGGATGATCACCGAGGCGGGTGAGACGAACGACTTCTACATGGTGCCGCGCAACGACAACTGGCAGCGGGATGGCCTGCGCGCCTTGCGTGAGGACATCCGGGCCCCCAGCGGCATCATCGACCCGTCGCTCGATCCTCGCTCGATGACGCTGCTGCTCGGCCCCGCCGGCACCGTCACCCCGCTCCACCATGACAAGACGAACGTCCTGCTGGGGCAGGTCCTCGGACGGAAGCACTGCAAGCTCATCCCCTCCTTCCAGCCCCACCGGGTGTACCCGCGCGACGGGACCTTCAGTCACGTGGATGCCTCGAACCCGGACCCCACGCTCCACCCCGCCTACCTGGAAGCCCACTGTGTGGAGGTGGTGCTCGAACCGGGAGAGCTCATCTTCATTCCGGTGGGCTGGTGGCACTGGGTGCGCGCGCTCGACGTCAGCGCCTCGGTCACCTTCCTCCACTTCCAGCTCCCGGAGGGGAACACCTACATGGAGTTCCCCGCCTGA
- a CDS encoding HEAT repeat domain-containing protein: MKRFVVSLALLAGCTTTARQAEAPVKAEASQQPNSIYVFEGVEVFGSRKVPKEKLLALITLPAPGTRFDTKDEKQQKEFVANLIESKKRLTDTGSFAFIRMSVGQNMNHTMGVTVDLVDLGDEWRMPFNPEPTGEVADPEGLLAAWSDYLKTFWKLRGQGAVPEWGMGTCRAPMGCYGGFDHPELAPREQRFIDGVPRNADALVRVLREDKDSGKRTNALMLLTYLSSPEQLVKAILPSVRDPYEGVRNEALRRLGSAQERSKKPGIVPIDPVLEALWFPLESDRNKAGWTLVHILEVEGTVHRQRLLDKAGEVLVEMAGMRSALEHEPARKVLARLAGQDFGDDVAAWRRWFEQARGPGSKCH; encoded by the coding sequence ATGAAACGCTTCGTCGTCAGTCTTGCCCTGCTCGCCGGCTGCACCACCACCGCCCGCCAGGCCGAGGCGCCCGTGAAAGCCGAGGCGTCACAGCAGCCCAACTCCATCTACGTGTTCGAGGGCGTGGAGGTCTTCGGCTCGCGCAAGGTCCCCAAGGAGAAGCTGCTCGCGCTCATCACCCTGCCGGCGCCGGGCACGCGGTTCGACACGAAGGATGAGAAGCAGCAGAAGGAGTTCGTCGCGAATCTCATCGAGAGCAAGAAGCGGCTCACCGACACGGGCTCCTTCGCGTTCATCCGGATGTCGGTGGGCCAGAACATGAATCACACCATGGGTGTGACGGTGGATCTGGTCGACCTCGGGGACGAGTGGCGCATGCCCTTCAACCCCGAGCCGACGGGGGAGGTGGCCGATCCGGAGGGACTGCTCGCGGCCTGGTCGGACTACCTGAAGACGTTCTGGAAGCTGCGAGGGCAGGGCGCGGTGCCGGAGTGGGGCATGGGCACCTGCCGTGCGCCCATGGGGTGCTACGGAGGCTTCGATCACCCCGAGCTCGCGCCCAGGGAGCAGCGGTTCATCGACGGAGTGCCCCGCAACGCCGACGCGCTGGTGCGCGTGCTGCGCGAGGACAAGGACAGCGGCAAGCGCACGAACGCGCTCATGCTCCTGACGTACCTGTCCTCACCCGAGCAACTGGTGAAGGCCATCCTCCCGTCGGTGCGTGACCCGTACGAGGGGGTGCGCAACGAGGCACTGCGCCGGCTCGGATCGGCGCAGGAGCGGTCGAAGAAGCCAGGCATCGTTCCGATCGACCCCGTGCTCGAGGCGCTCTGGTTCCCGCTGGAGTCCGATCGCAACAAGGCGGGTTGGACGCTGGTGCACATCCTGGAAGTGGAGGGCACCGTCCACCGGCAGCGGCTCCTCGACAAGGCGGGCGAGGTGCTGGTGGAGATGGCGGGCATGCGGTCGGCGCTCGAGCACGAGCCCGCGCGCAAGGTGCTCGCGCGGCTTGCGGGGCAGGACTTCGGCGACGACGTGGCGGCCTGGCGCCGCTGGTTCGAGCAGGCGCGCGGCCCGGGCTCCAAGTGCCACTGA